The genomic segment GCAGGGCCCTCTCCCAGAGGCAGTCCCTGCTTGCCCTCCAGGCTGTGAGAGAGGGACCTAGGGATGCAGCCACCACAGTGTccaccctccaccaccacctccccatcattattgttattactttatCTCGTCAAATCCTTCAGACAAGCCCGGAAAATGGGGATCGTTAGCTCCACACAATGTCTGAGAACATGAAACTCACAGAAGCTAAGCAGCCTGTCCAAGCTCTCCCAGGTGGGATGCCAGTCTAGGCTGCCTGGCTTCACTGCCCCACACAGCCTTTTGGCAGGGTCCTTCTCTCTGCCAGGGCCCAAGTGCAGGAGCTGAACTTCCCACTCCTGCCggcactgggctggggctggggcttacAGCTTCCTAGCCCAGGCCTAGTCATGTGACATTGGGGAAAGGAAGATAATATTCCCGTCTCTGACACTGGCCTATATTTATCCCTGTACCCAGGCAGTTAGGAGACTGTTGTGCATTCCTGGGAACTTAAGagtgaaataaacatttaaatgtttctatAAGTTTATTTAAGGAGAACAAAATGTGACCTGCTGGCTTATTAGAGGGTGGGTGAGCTTGGGGGAGATGGCCCAACCCCCCAGTGCTCGGCTGACTGCAAGGAAGGGAATGGAcccctggggaggctgtgcccctggaagGGTGAAGGAGTGCCCCTGCTATCTTTACTTAGCTGTGTGTTCAGCCTTGTGCTGTGAGGGCTGCCTGGTAGAAGGGGCTTATGAGGGAGGGTGCAGCTTGGAAGAACTAGAAAGGCGGGTTGGAACCCTATGTGTCACCAGGAAGGATCAGGAAGTGAGACCAAAGACCTAGAGATGATGGTAAGGAGGAGCTTCTGTAGTGGGAAGGCCAACAGGCCTAGTGTTTAGTCCCTTCCACTACTTACCACCTGTacagccctgccccaggctgtTTTTCTGTTGGTAAGGTAGGGATTGAAATGGGAAAGGGGGTAAAGAAAGGTACCAATCACCCACATCACCGCCagggccttcactttttcttcctatttcctcTTCATGATTCTATGAGGTCAGGAGGTGTTATCACCCCCAATCTATGAGTTTCATTCACAGGATTGCTGGGAGGAATGAATGAGAACCCACACAGGAAGTGTTTgagacagggcctggcacacagcaggtctGAGAAAGTGTCATTTCCCTCTACCCACATTTGTGCCTTTGCTTGTCATGTCTGAAAGCCGCCAGGGCAGGTGTACTTGGTCTGAGAAACAGATGGTGAGAGAGGGAGTGGAGCCGGGAGGATGTGGCCTCGGAGGTGGGCCCCTCTGGGAGTCAACGATTGCTCAGGCTTGTGTGCTCAGATGCCTGGAGAAGGTGCTCTGCAGCCACACCAGAAAGGCTGGGCCCCACCAGCAAGACTGGCCCCCTAATTTACCTCCAAATGATTGCTCAGACCCAAAACTGAGAGGGGCAATTGTTTTCAAAACCCAATTCCAAAGTAATGAATTGAGTCCCAAAGGTAGCAATAACAGAACAATATCTGACACTCACTGAGCATTTACTAGGGGCTGGGTGTCCCCCACACGCTTTCCATCTGGAGCTgccagatttaacaaataaaaatacagttatgTCCATGCAATATCTGGGGCATACTGATACTAAGAAATTACTCGGTGTTCAAATATAACTAGGCACcctgtgttttatctggcaaTCCTATCTCTGTATCAACCTGTTTAATTCTTTTAACTACCCTGTGACagttattttattgatgaggtaaccaaggcacagagagtcAAGGGAACTTGCTCAcgttcacacagctagtaagtgagaTGTATCATGAATTAGTGTGGCTCCCAAGACTCAGGCCCTTGAAATCCTGAAGCCAGTAATTTGCCTGGGGGATTTTGGGCAAACTGCCCAGCAAGCTTCCTTCGGGTCCTGCCTCTGTTTGGCAGGTCAGAGTGGGAGCAGCAGTGGGTATTTACACTGCATGTTAATGACCTGTTAATGTTAGTCACCCCAGAGGGCCCCTGAGTCGTCCCACACCCTCCACTGGATCACTGTCTCCCCAGAGTGGAACCCAGACCACACAAGACTGAATGTTCCCCACAAAACAGTGTTGAACAAAACTAAAGGTTGTGCAGAACTTGCTCAGCCATTCTGTGAGCTGGTCAGGGAGAGAACCCTGATTTTATCACTGTATATTTTGTATGCATTGGAAGGAGAGAGTGAGGTAGCAGTCCAGGACATTCCATCAGGATAAAGGATTTCTCCCCAATTGCTTTGTGCCTCTTAGCTTTTAAACAGCTTAAAATTGTGTGGTTACATGCTTGGCACTTGCCACCCATggtttgtttctgtctttctgtgtGGGCACCTCTGCTCTAACCCTCCTCCGAGTGAGGGTGCCTGCAGCCCCACGGGTGGCAGCCACCTCAGGTGAGCTTTGCTGCAAGTGGCCTTTGACAAGAAGGCAGAGAAAACTTTCACCAGAAAGCAGCCCCTCCAAGGGCTTTGTAGGCCATTGACCTCACCGGTGTCAGCACGGGGGGCACCAGGTCCTGGGTGCTACctagggatggggggtgggggggacactcCACCCCATTTTCCATCCCATTGCGCTAACTGGAATGCATTACTGAGGCCTCATTCACCTTTGTCTTCCAGGCCCTACCACAGACCCCAACACATAACATGCGTTCAGTAAATGCTTGCAGGGTGGACAGAATAAAGCATCATAGTGTGAGAATATTTACAGATCGAGCCCTCTCTTACAACCTGAGACTTTTGGGAACTTTTGTGAGTCATTCATAAAGAGAAGAATCAAGACAACCTGCTTAATAAAAAATTGGCTGGAGCATGAGTAAACCGAGgatggcaggagggagggaaagagagaggacttGGGCAGGGAGGGTAAGCAAGTGAAGAGTCAAAGGGGAGAGGACAGGCAAGGATGGGAGGGGAGATttgttcccctttcttttttcctttttttaaatttttattgtcattcaattacagttgcgtTCCCCTTTCATGCCCTTTGAGAGGTGAGAGTGAAGACTGAAGTTCtgtttacactttttttttctctgctgaaCAACAAGTCTTTAATGCTTTTCTTCCTGGAGCCTGGACCACATGAACCACAGCTTCATTAGGTTTCAGGTTAAATTGTGTAACCTCAGAGTCAAACCGTGGACGGTTAGAAGGGGTATGCATTCCTGTTTATCAGCtggggatgtttctttctttcttttttaaaaattattttattattgttcaattacagttttctgcattttcttcccacccctctaccccaccccagccaaacccacctactTCCctggcttccaccctccccttggttttgtctatgtgtccttcaagtattttgtttcttacttttttttaaattactacatAGAGCtcagaactattttttttaattttaattttttattgttattcaattacagttgtgtgggaTGTTTCTATTGACCAAATCACTGCCCCCTTTGTATAGTCTCATCTCATGGTTTTGTATCTTACTCTTCATTGTTGGTTACTTCAAATTGCTTTAGGAAATACGTAGTgtgtcaataaaataaaacaagtaagtaaataaCTATATTTTACTTAGTTAACAGCCTGCGTGTATTCAGCTCTTGGAAATGGGTATACAGTATAACCCTATCGCCACCACCAtgattgtttcttttgagaaCACAACCTGCAGAAATTAAAGATTGGCTCCTTCTGCCCCTTCACCTAGCCCTAGCCCATCTGCACCAAAGCATGCTGGGAGTTTGTAAAAGCCACTCTCCAAGGGAGGACAGAAACCACACGATGTAAAGAacatgaaaatgatattttagcCAAAGTACATTTTTTTGTTCACTAAAGGATtcatacatgaaaaaaatctaaatatgacAAACATGAATATATTCGGAGCTCAAACTTTCATGATCAAAATAAACTCAACCCAGGGAAGGAACCTCACACATGCTGCAAGCACAGTCAGTGTTTCGGTGGACATTCCTGCGGTAATGGCCACCCATGAGGCCGCACGGGAAAGAAGCTCCATCACCGGTGATGTGGGAGTTGTACCAGATGAGTAAGTCCTAGAGACCTAGGTGCCTGGAGTTAACGATACTATGTTGCATACCTAAAAATTTGCTAGGGGGGTAGATCTTATAAGTGTTTTTACCATCATTATTACCATAAGTAAAGGCAAGAGGAAACTTTCGGAAGTGATGAACTGGTTTGTATCATAGATTGTGGTAAGGAGTTCATGGGTGTATACTCTCTAAACTCATCAagttgtatatattaaaaatgtacagaTTTTTTATATCAATCACACCTtaataaagtgatttaaaaagaaaaaaagatgacatGGGTGGAGAAGGTTTTAAGCATAACATTTATCCAAATGTAGGACTGTCACTGAATATCAGGGATGTGTGGGTCCCGCCACCTCTTCTCCTGACCATTTTTCCCCAGCCAGGCTGGAGCAGGCTGCAGCATGTCTCTCTGGATTGTCAGTGAGTTCCTAGACTGTCACCACGGAGGGCTTAGAGGTTCCCTAATCTTAGTGCATGAAAAGTGGACCTTGTCAagctcaggtgaatgccttctgggGAATGAAGGAGAAACTGGATTATTCTCTGAATAATCCAAATAAACTCCATTCATCCCTTATCAGGATGGCTCTGAGTCTCATGATGCCAGAATAAATGCCCCGGCTCCTGGAAGCTTCCTCCATTCCAAGCCTAACTCCATCTGTGTTTTTGCTCTAAACCACCAGAGCCCTCCAGGCACGGGAGTACCTTGCAGCCCACCCACCATTGTCCTGACTGGGGATGCCAGTTCACCGGaaggagaaactgacaaaaaccTGGCCAACAGGTATATCCCAACTGCCTGATCTCTGTGCTGTGAAAAACACTATTTCCTAGCACACAGGGATTAgacagttatatttttataaatcttgCCTTCTTTCTTGaatcattttattgatgaaaataCAATCAAGCAACTTTtcaaaatgtgagagagaacttGGGATTTTTCATTATCTTCTCCCCTCCcgcaaattattttttctctcctggaTTTGGCTCTTTGCAGTCTGCTAGCCTTTAAGAAAAGCATGAATCATAGCAGAGGAATCTCCTATACAAGTGCCCAGATATTTGCAAACAGACCTGGAAGATGCGAGTCTTTGACTGTAGAATCCTGCCCTTGGCCAAAGCGCGTTCTGTGTGAAGGACGATCTCTTGGAAGGGACATGGGCTCACATGCTTGGGGATATCACTGCCTTGATGTTACAGCACTAGCCTAGTCACTAACCTAGCTAGAACGAGATTACCTAAGTACTCTTTCCAAAGTGTTGCAAAGATAATTCTCATGCAAATATATAGTGAGCATGTGTCAAAGCTATATTTAACTGATTAATGAGGGACCCATCATCAGAGTAACAAAGCCATTTCAAAGGACGATATAAGAAatggatatacatatataactagTGGTGTCAAAAAGAATGCTGGAATAAAATTGCTAAATTAGATATAAAATATGTGAATGTTCCACAGGGCAATGAAaccatgtttttatcttttcacctAAGCAGAAATCATCTGCATCTCTACCAGATGACAATTATTCATATCTTATGAGTTTTCTATAAGTTAGATGTTCACTCAGTCTGGGTCCTAATAAATAGCAAGTAGTCAAAGCTACATGTCATTGGGGCAGTGGTTTGGAAAACTGTAGCATGCATCAGATCCCCTGGGGAGCCTGCCCAATCACAGATGGCTGGGCCTCACCCGAGTTTCTGATCtggtaggtctggggtggagctgagaatttgcatttctaacaagttcccaaacTTAGAAAACCTTGTAATGAGATGCTCTCATATGACTCTGAAAAAAATAGACAGGCATCTGTTTGCCTATTTCCAAGCTGTGGACCAATTTTCTTAACAAGATGTCTCTGTTCTTTCAGAGCTCACAGTCCCCACCAGAGGCTTTCTCGCCGACACTTGAAGGTTTCCACGGCTTCACTGACTTCTGTGGGTAAGGGCAAGGCCAACTGATCTTATTCCTGCAACTAGACATAGGGGTTCAGCCAAAAGTGTGTCTGAGTAGGAAGACTGAGGTCTGGCAGTTGGGCCGGGCCAGGCCCCATGCCCTCTCCTGCTCCTCAGGCAGTTCCATCCCTATGAGCCCAACAGAACAAAGTCAATCAGCCCCTCAGTGTTTGAGCCCAGAAGAGGTATGATGTCTCATCTCAGTGTCTTTTGGTAAAAACACAAGACTGGAGTGTGATGAGACAGACAAGGAAGTAAGTCAAAGGGAGACAGAAGCGCTGCAGGAGGCTCAGTTTCAGGACTCAGGGAGCACAGTCCTCTGCGCCTCAGGCAGGCATGTGCGCGAATATAAAGCTATTTCAGTTGCCCTTCAGGGCCTGCTCTGGACACTCAGAGCACAAATATGATCCAGACTTAGTCCCCTGCCTTCATGTTACTCATAGTCTGTGAAGACACCGAGAATGGACAGATGTAATTGGGATGCTGTATTGTAAGGCCCTTTGCAGAAGTGTTAAGGACATGGAGGCAGGAAGGGGCGCAATTCTCCTTGGAAAGGGGGAAGTTCGGACAGGTATTCTGAAGGAGAGAGTATCTGAGTTACCTTAGCAAGTCGGAGAGATAGACTAGAGGGAGGAAAGGCATTGCGTTccaggtagaagaagcaacatGCTGGGAGCAGAAGCCACAACAGAGCAACTGAATGTCTGCTGTGTGTATTAGCTGGGGTTCCCAAATCATAGAAATCCAACTTAAAATAgcttaaatcaaaagaaaaaaattaaaattaaataattaaaattaaaaattaaaattaaaaaaatgcagtttCAGGTAGTGCTGAATCCAGATGCCCAAGTTGGATCATTAGCAATTGTCCCATCCCATCTCTGAGGTCTCCTCTCTGAAAAGACTTCTTCTTTCCCACTATCCAACACAGTGCCCAGGACTGCCTCTCATTGACCTCCCATGGCCATCCCTGAGCCAGTCCCTGTGGCCAGGGGCACTGAACTCATTGACTGATCTGGGCTGGTATACAGTCCCACTCCTGGCACTGGaggtgaggtggaggtggggttaGCCCTTCCTGACTAGCATAATAGAGAAGGATTTCACTCAATTCAAATTGGGGAGCTACAAACAGAAGGGGAAATGGAAGCTAGAGAGGCACAAGGGGAGCCATTCACCACCGAGGGGCTGGAGGGAAGTGATCTTAGGAGGAGTACATGGGGTCAGCAAAAGTGGCTGGGCCCAGTCTGGCACTTGGACATCACTTCATGAGGAGTCCTGATGAGGTGAGACAGGAGGACGGCATGGTCAGATATGGCTCTGAGCAAGGTCACTCTGATAGGCGGTGGAGGATGAGAGGGAGGGGATAGCCTGGAGATGGGGGCGCCTATGAAGTGGCTGATGTAATTGTGCAGGTAAGAGCTAAAGAGCAAGAATGGAGATGAGGGGCACGGTCCAGAGATAGGTACTCATGGGGCATAAATGATCATCAGGACTTGATGGTCAGTCTGTTGGACGTGGCGGGactgaggaagagggaggtgTGTGGAGTGACTCCCATGGTTCTGAGCCGCTGGGAGAGAGGTGGTGTTATTCACCCAGGGAAGGGGCAGCTTGGAAGAAGAATGGCAGTAAACAGTGTgagtggaggaaagaaaggagagaaggaggccaTGGGATTGTGACTTTGGCCCATGATCTTCTGAGTGCTCCCTTTAGTCACACACCTCGAGTTCACTAGCTTGCTGAAGAAACAGTCTCCAGGACTGGCCTTTCCCTAACAGCAGAGTTTAGGACAGTACTGGGAGCCTACATGGCTTCATGACCATTTGTGATAGGACCTGCCACGGCCACAGGCTACAAGCCAGAGAGGCCAAACCTGCTGAGGATGCCCCATCTGTCCCCACTCGGCATCCCTCTTCATAGCCCAGTTCTGGGCCGAGGTTTGGCTGGCCTAGTCTGCTCTGGACAGCCTCCCTGCGCTGGGGTGTGGAGTGGCAGGGACTCTTACCCTGTGCTTACCCTCCATCTGCAGACCCTGCAGGGCATGTCATTGACCTGGTAAATGACCAGCTGCCAGACATCAGCATCTCAGAGGAGGACAAGAAGAAAAACCTGGCTCTGCTGGAGGAAGCCAAGCTGGTGAGTGAGCGATTCCTGACTCGCCGTGGGAGGAGGTCCAGGAGCAGCCCCGGAGACTCCCCATCAGGTAGGCTGTACATGGGCTGCCCTGAGCCCCTCTGAGGAGGGCCGGGAGGGGGAGGGCAAGGCCCCACCTGCACGGGAGCCCTGTTTTCAAGGGATGGGCTTTGATGTGCGTGTCCCCAGGGGTCTGGGCCCAGGAGGACCAAGCCTTATGGAGAGGATCCTTTGAGGAGAGAACACCTTACCCCATTTCAGAAGCTTCAAAATAATGGCCCAACTCTAGCCAGAAAACTTTGCTTTTTGATTTTTGGGCCTGTGTGTGACCATTGTGTCTTACTGTTTCTATAAGAAGTTCTGGCCCAAGAACCTACGGGGCCTTCCCCAGCTCTGACTCACAGAGAGAGAAATCCTCCGTGTGATGCCGGTGCACACAGACCCCTGGGGCATCTGCATGACAGCGTCTCTATgactcctcctccaccttccccaggAGATCCTGCTCTGTGGGCACGTCCTGGGCAAGGGTCTGGAAGGGCTGGCACTGGGCTCCCTCTCCCTGATTTCCCTCTGTGGGCTGTGGGAAGGACCCTAAGCACTGTGGGAGAGGCGGAAGGTGGTCTTTGGTGTATTTATGGAATTTCTGGATTAAAAGGAAGGTGTTCCTGGGCCCTGAAATCCACCCTGCTACACCTTTAGCTAAAGCCACTCTTTTTCCTGAGCAAAGAGTTGAGGCAAGTTGAATGTACTGAGGAGGCCAGGGGAGCATTTGAAATCAGGGCCAACCTGTCAAGTCTAGGAGGTACAGCCTTTGCAGTTGGCCCTGCCAGGCAATGCCAGGTCCTCTGTTTCATCAGGGTGCTTTGAGGTCAGGCTGGGCAGGCTGAGGACTGTGACCCCAGTCCTCACCCCTGCAGGTGATCCTAGGGCCCCCTCTGTTGGCCTGGCAGCAGGGAGGCAAGAGCTGCGGTAGGACCCTTTTATGGCAGTCCAGAATCAGCCCCTGACCTCAACGAGGAAGACCCAGTTCCCAGAGGTCAGAAATACCTAAAAAGATGTCGTTGTTAAGCTGAAGTCCTAAACCTTCACAAATGCTGGCCAATGTGTGTTTGTCTCAGCAGCTGTTTCCCCAAACCTCAGCCCCAGAGCTTCTCCTACATCCTTGAGGAGCAACTCACTCATGGTCCCCACACTGCCTGGTGAGGTCCAGCCCCCTTGGCATTTCCTGCCCTGGTTTCTCCCTGTGGGTGGCAGCTCAGCCCCTTCCGTGGACTGACCATGAGGCCTCTCACCTTGCAGGCTTCCCAGGCAGATCCCCCATTAGGGCCCTTCCCCGGGGGCTCccagctgggcctggctgggctgccttagaGGCGGCGGGTATATGTTACTTTGGGGTTTCCAGCTAACATGGGGAGACAGATCTAGCCCAGGGTGAGGTAGGCTGGGTGAGCACAGGGGCAGGGTTGTGGGAAGGGGGCTGTGGCTTGCACTCTCTGCCTAGAGAGAAGTCAGAGAGAGGTCATTTCAGATCCTCTATTTGGGCCACTCTTGGCTTTTGGTTTCTGTCCTTTCATTAGGCTTGTTCTGGGCCACACCCTCAGGtcagcaggggaaggagggtgcCAGGGAGAGTAGCTGGCCCTTGTCAGAGCCGTGGGACAAGCTCAGGTtcaggccaggcagcctgggTCCAGATCCCAGCACTGACACGCCCTGTGTGACcttgctctccctctgcctcagtttccttgtgagGTTTCTGTGATGATTAAGCGAGGATTCGCCTCAGAACCTGGCATGTGAGAGGCACTCAACACATGGTGGCGTTACTGGCTCCCAGGCCTGAGGAAGATAAGGGGGGACATTCTGGGCAGGTAGATGTGTTTTGCTAAAGGAAGGGCTGAGGGTGTGGGGTGCTGGACATCACTCACCAGTGTCTGGACCATTCTAGGTGTGGATGCATGCAGTGGCCTGcagtcccctctgcctggagcaccaACACAGGTAACAGGGGCCCCATTTGGGTTTTCTATGCCATCTGGTCTCTGCTCTTACTGCTTAACCCTGAGAGGCCCTTCACAACCCACTAAAATGAGGGTGCGGGGTCGGGGAGACATCTACGCCACTGCTAGAGGCCTCCTTGGGGGTATTTCAAGGGGAGATGTGATCCCTTCACATTACTGACTGACTCGTGTTTCATTTCTCCAGCAGAAGGGGGATGAGGCTGAAGTCTCTCCACCTCACCTTGGCGAGCCTGTGAGTTTGAGCTCTACCCAGTTTGGGTGTGGGAGATCCAGTGTCCCAGAAGCCTGGGCTGGCCTTGGGCAGCCTGTAAGCGGGGGAACATTAGTGGAGGGCCAAGGCTGGGAAAACAAGAAGTTTCCTCTGCCCTATTGTGACAGACGGTCTGAGATGGAGGGAGTGAGGAGGCAGGATTCAGTGGGAGTGACCTCCATGGTGGTCTGGCCTGTAGCCCTGTACCCCCAgccagtgaccagagggaggacTGGGCCCAGCAAGAGCTAGGCAAGACTGCTGCTCTAGTGAATATCACAGGAAAGCTCCAGCCCCTGGCTGGGATTCTTCCCGGGGCCAGCCAGGAGAACCCCATCTTTCCCTCACACTCAAGAGGGTATCGAGGGCAGCGTACAATACAGTGTCATCTAGAACTGGGTCTGGGTTAGAGTCCTCTGGGAGAGTTTCAGCACGCATCTCAAACAGCCACACAAATATTCAGATGTAGCCCAACCCGCTCCTCACAAAGCAGGTTTCCCTTGGGCAATGAAAGGAGCGTAAACTGAGCGGTCAGCTCAGTAACCCTTTGCAAGGGTTACCGCATCTGATTATCCTGGACCTCTTTTGGGTTATGGAACTCTCTGAGGAAAACCTGTGGATTCTCTTCCCAGAAGAAGACCTACAtcacgcacacgcacacaaacaTGCACATATATTTGCATGTGATTTCAGAGGGCTCACACAAACCTAAGGGGAAATCTGAGTCCCTAAAAGTTAAGGGCTTTgcctggcagagccaggactagaaTCTGGAATAAATGAGTCAAGGTCAAAACATGTGACCGCTTCCAAGCTGCCCTCTCTTCCACTGTTCTCTCCAGCTCCTAGCCCTTCGGAAGTTCTTGGCAGGTTTGAATAGCAGATCCCTTGTCCTGTGTATTTTACAAGCCTTATAGGCTTGTCTGTGGGTCCTCTTTACTGGCTCAGACTTCCACCCAGCTCTcacccctacacacacaccccttagcAGGGTCTGTGGGTCAGAGGCCCCACAGCAGAAGTGCCCCCACCTGTCTCCTCCTCAGCCTGCCTCCAGGGTCCTAGTTCTACTTTGTCTCTTTCAGAATATCCCCAAAGGGCTAGCTGACCGGAAGCAAAATGACCAGAGGAAAGTGTCTCAGGGCAGGCTGACTCCTCGCTCTCCCACAGTTGAGAAGTCCAAAGAGATTGCAatagaacaaaaggaaaactttGATCCCCTCCAGTGCCTGGAGGCCCCACCCAAAGGCCTAGCTTCTGGCACAggcagtggtgggaaaatggcTCTGAacagcccccagcctggccctgctgagAGCGATCTGGACAAGCCACTCTTGAAGACAGCCAGGGAGGGCAACCCTCTGCCCCGAGgtccagcccagggctctggagGGGCGGTTCCCTCAGACCCCCAGGGCAAAGGCACAGCTGGAGAACCAGTAGGGTCCAAGGTTGCCTCCAAAGTGGATCCTCGGCCCCCTCCTTCCCGGCCACCCTTGCATCGGGGGATCTCCCGGGACAGTGCCCCTGAAGAACCTGGCCCCCGGCTGCAGAAAGTGCTTGCCAAGCTGCCCCTGGCAGAGGAAGAGAAGCGTTTTGCGGGGAAAGCCAGCAGCAAGTTGGCCAAGGTGCCTGGACTCAAAGACTTTCAGATACAAGTGCAGCCTGTGCGGATGCAGAAACTGACCAAGCTCCGAGAGGTGGGTTATGGGAGccagctggggtggtggggggagcacTCCAGGTCCCCTCTGGATGGAAGACCACTGGGCTGAGCTGGGCCCTGTGGCAGGGCAGTTCTTGCCTGGACTTGGGCCTTACAGGGACCCTAAGCTTCCCAAACCTGATAAATCAGGTCCACAGTGCAGCATGTTCTTCACAAACACCAGTTTCAGGTGCTTTAACCCCACTTGCTAGGGTGGAGTTGGTGGTGGATATAGTTGCCACACAACGCCACATTTCAAGGGGAGGTGGTGTGTGGAGGCACATGGGCCCTCGGTCCTGGGCTGAGTTTTTCCCCCTCCAGCTGGTGCTGGTGGCTCATAAACAGGAAGCCCTTGATGGAGTGCCTTGTCATGCCTAGGACTGAATTAGGCAAGGATGAAATAAGTTTTTCCTTTATCATGCCCCCAAGCTTTCCTTCCTGATGTCTGTTAACGAAGGGCCTCCAATACATCCCCAAGTATAATAATGGCCACGAGGGGCTGCTCCCCACCGTGGTGAATTTCTTCCAGCATCCACGGCATCCTCCAACTTTTACTGGCCACTAATCCAGGCACATTGGTCTCTCATGGGGCTGCCACCCTATGCAGGGGGTGATTGGGGGATTCAGAGATAGAAGGGAGAAAGACCATGGTGAGTGACAGAAGAGGTCAATAGGACAAAGGAGTTTTTATCCAGTCCCCACTTCCCCAGAGGGCCAACCCAGGCCACACACCAAGGCAACCAGGACTCCACAGGGTAGGACCTGGTACCCCCAAAGCTTGAGCTGGACAAGAGTCTCCTGGCTCCCTTATAGAGGGCCGTGGgacagggaagaagagaggcactCAGTGGCAGTCAAGCACAAGTGAGAGGGTTTCTGTGCTAGCAGGGACACACTCTAGTGCTGACAACTGTCCTATGCAGAAACCTTCCATGATGCTGAGTCGGAGGATCCGGGGGAGCTGGGGCCTGGCTGCTGATGTTAACATTTTATACGGAAGACCCCACCCAGTCAGGAAGGCCTCACTGATTAGTGGGTCACACAGGCCTAGAAGGGCTGCCTGTGGTGGGCCTTAGTCCCAGATCTCTTGGGAATGTTGTACCAAGAGGGCCAGACAGCTAGGTATTTGCCTTCATGGGCCTCTGGCAATGAGGAgaggccaggcccaggcaggAAGCCATCCCTACCCAATACTCCTGCAAGCTTTCTCAGCAGCAAAGAAAGCCACAAAGAACCTGGGGGCCCCATCCCACTAACCTCTGCCCTAGCAGCTGAGCACCCCCATCCCAACCCAGTGTGCTGAGAGCTGATTGGCTGTGGGCCTCTGGCTTGCTAAGGAAGCAGGTGAAGGACCCTAGCCTGTGCCTTCTATTGGGCCACAAGCCTcatcct from the Desmodus rotundus isolate HL8 chromosome 5, HLdesRot8A.1, whole genome shotgun sequence genome contains:
- the IRAG1 gene encoding inositol 1,4,5-triphosphate receptor associated 1 isoform X11 is translated as MGVDLTCPFGISSACRAQASWSVFGADTAEVPGTCGHSCQKAAMPHIPEDEEPPGEPQAAQSPNGQSPPGTGVPCSPPTIVLTGDASSPEGETDKNLANRAHSPHQRLSRRHLKVSTASLTSVDPAGHVIDLVNDQLPDISISEEDKKKNLALLEEAKLVSERFLTRRGRRSRSSPGDSPSAVSPNLSPRASPTSLRSNSLMVPTLPGVDACSGLQSPLPGAPTQQKGDEAEVSPPHLGEPNIPKGLADRKQNDQRKVSQGRLTPRSPTVEKSKEIAIEQKENFDPLQCLEAPPKGLASGTGSGGKMALNSPQPGPAESDLDKPLLKTAREGNPLPRGPAQGSGGAVPSDPQGKGTAGEPVGSKVASKVDPRPPPSRPPLHRGISRDSAPEEPGPRLQKVLAKLPLAEEEKRFAGKASSKLAKVPGLKDFQIQVQPVRMQKLTKLREEHILMRNQNLVGLKLPDLSEAAEQEKGLPSELSPATEEEESKSGLDVMPNISDMLLRKLRVHKSLPGSAPPLTEKEVENVFVQLSLAFRNDSYTLESRINQAERERNLTEENTEKELENFKASITSSASLWQHCEHRETYQKLLEDIAVLHRLAARLSSRAEMVGAIRQEKRMSKATEVMMQYVENLKRTYEKDHAELMEFKKLANQNSSRSCGPSEDGVPRTARSMSLNLGKNMPRRRVSVAVVPKFNALNLPSQPASSLPIPSLPALSESPNGKGNLPVVTSALPALLEKCPICP